The Candidatus Hydrogenedentota bacterium genomic sequence CGGGGCGCATGCCGGTGCGCATGACGCAGGGCGAAGACACCTACTATTTCGCGTATGACCAGGTGGGTTCGCTGCGGGCGGTGTTTGACGATGCGGGCGCCCTGGTCCATGAGATCACCTACGACAGCTACGGGAACATCGAGTCGGAAGCCACCGCGCAGGGGTTTGAGGAGGTTTACATCCCGCCCTTCGGCTTTGCGGGCGGGCTGCACGACCGCGACACGGGGCTGGTGCTCTTCGGCTTCCGCGACTACGACCCCGAAACCGGCACCTGGCTCACGCCCGACCCCATCGGCTTTGCCTCCGGCGATGTGTATCTGTACGGGTATTGCGGCGGGGACCCGGTGAATCTTGTGGATGTGGATGGGTTGAATTCAGTAGTTGGTGAATTTTTTTATGGTGCCACACAAGGCGGTATGGTGGTTCTCGACGCGCTTAATCCGACTTGGGGGTCTTGGCGGACGGATTTTTCGGATTTGGGCTACTATCATTGCTTGGAAAGAACACAAATCTCATGAATTTTGGTCTTCATGGCGGAAAGGCGCACACCATTTCGCATTGGCACTTGCCAGCAAGCGAAATGGCTGCGATTGGATTTATCGAGAAAAAGGTTATGAATATAATATCTATGGATTAATTCGGGAATGTACAATGAGTGAAAAAAGCGGGCTTGAACATAACAAGAACTACGAACGAGTTATTTCTTCAGTAAAGAAATGGGCATCTAGCAAATCCTACAAAGTTGTTATTGATGAACTTGATTTAGGACAAGCATACCCTAATGGGTGCATCTTTATAGCAAGCGAAAATCCAAATGCATGTTCCATAGAATTACTATATTATTTTGATCATACTGATCCTGAGGGAAATAAAGAACAATATCCAGTCACAATTGCCTTTTACGGAGGGGATGGTCCGGCGGCTTACTCTGCATTCACTCAAAATCATTATGTGGAAGAGGCTTTGCTCAAAGCAAATATAATTAGAAAATATTGCGACGAAAATACTTTTCTACAAATGTTGCCGTTGTTACTTGACGCATTGGCTCAAGGAGATGTAAAGCAGTATTTCTGGTGGCCACAATGGATGGGTTGGAACCCCCATGGATTGTGTAGTTTGACAAGATTCAGAATAAAAGACAAATACTTTTATATGAAAAGAGGAAGCTTTTATCAAGAATATAAACCAAAATATTTTCGGCGCAGACCCATTCGTATTGTGAGTTATGAAGCATGGAGAAACATCAGTGTCCCACCTGACAAACAATATCAAGAAAATGAATATATTGCCGATATTGAACTTTTGGGTGGCGCATCATTTTTCTACGGCTTAGTTATTAGCATTTCATTACTTTTCCTTTTGTACGGAATAAATTTTGATAGCGGTATATATGTGATAAATCTTTATTTGCTGTCAACTATAATTATATTTGTCGGTTTGTTTATTATGGGTATTATTATTAATTCGAAATGGCGGCGATATATTTTACTGTTTTTTTTGCCAATAAGTATTATAGGTCTAGTCACTGTTCCGTTTGGCACATGGATTTACAGTAAAATACTCTGGGTTTTGTGGCAGCATAAGCATGTGTTTTTTCCGTTTGACACCATAATCTCCAAAAAGAAGGGATCGGGGGTGGACAGCAAGGTGTGATATCCCCGCAAGCCGAAGGATTGCCTCCAGGACGGAAACCATCACGGGCACGACGGCGACGCAGCGGCAGTATGTCTATGACGATTTGGGACGGCTCACTGCCGTCAAGGACGGCGGCGGTGCTCCGATGGAGAGTTACGCCTATGACGCGATGGGGCGGCGGAGCAAGTCACGACGCATGACTGACCCTGAATTGGCCTATGATTACAATGCCGACGATCAATTGTTGGCGGTGGGCGGGGTGGCGGTGTATGATTACAACGACAAAGGATATCGAGAGCACCGGTATGCGGGCGCGAACCGCGTTGAATATGGGTACACCACGGCGGGGCAACTGCTGGGCGTGCATGGACGCTGTCTGGCAAACCTTATGGCAACGCTTCCGGAGGCAACATGCCTCTTACCGCCGCACGGACTCTTTTGGCTGTCTCCAGCGCCTTTCCTGCCTCCTGCAGATCAATGGGGTCCCAGTCGCCGGGGTAGCGCCCCTCGACAGAGTATCTGTTCAGCGTCTGCACCTGTCCCGCATCCAGAGCCGGCCAACCCCCACCCGAGGCGAGATTCAGCAGCACGACAAGATCATGCGTCCTGGGAAAATCAACTCCGCGAAAGATGAGCAGCGCCTTCAAATACTTCTCGGCGCACTGCTGGCAGTGAAAGCATACGGTGTCCGTCGGGCAGTCGTCCGCAAGGCCCAGCACATACCCGGCGTTTCGCAGGTCGTTCTCGGCCTTCTCAACCCAGCGGCACACTTCGGAAAGGACTTCAGGCGGCGTGCTCATAGACGACCCTTCCGCCCCTTACGGCCTCACGCACAATGGTCCCCATAATGTTCATCTGCCGCGCAAACTGCTCCGGAGTTACCACGATCACGTCCAGGGGGATGCTGCGGTCCGCCAGCGCCAAGTCTATCTTGTTCGCCATCTCCCTTCTGGAACCCTCCACGGGCATCACCACCAGCAAATCTATGTCGCTGTCGCGTCCGGGTTTGCCCCCTGCGCGGGAACCAAAAAGGATGATCCGTTCAGGATGGAAACGCGCCACGATGCGCCCGACCATCTCGGCCATCACGTCCGCGATTTCGCTTTCTGTGAACATGCGCTTACCCTTTCCGCAGGGCCGCCTGCGCACTATGCCCCGAATGTGCTGTGCCTATTGGAGCATATGCCCTTCCTGGGTTTCAACCCACCGCCGGCCGAAACAGAGCTCCGGTATCCCGATGTCCGCCACCTCCAGCCGGCCCACCCACTGGGTCGCTGATTCATTGAGAAAGCCCACTTTGGCCCGCGCAAATGTGACGGTGACTGTGGCGCGGACCGCCACACCGCCGGTTTCCCCCGTGTCGGCGTTCAGGCCGGAGGGCAGGTCCACGGCCACCGTCGGCACCGCTTCCGGCCAGGCCTCAATGGCCGCGCGAATGGCACCCCGGACCTCCCCGGTAAACCCCGTGCCGAGCAGCGCGTCCACGAGCACGCCGCAATCCGCCAACTCCGCCACGGCCCGCGCCGCGTCCTCCGGCGACTGAGCCACCGTGAGCGTTCCCCCAAGCCGTTGATAGGCCCGTAAAAAGGTCCCCGCATCACCGGTCACCTTTTCCGGGTCGCCCACCAGCACCACCCGGACGGGCCGTCCCGCCGCAAGCGCCAGCCGCGCCACAACGAACCCGTCCCCGCCGTTGTTTCCCCTGCCGCAGACCACGCCGACAGGGCCGGGCCAGGCCTCCACCGCCCGCCACACGGCCATTCCGGCGTTGTTCATGAGCACCGCTCCGGGAATGCCGATCTCCTCGATGCACCGCCGGTCCGCCTCGCGCATTTGCGCCGCCGTCACTGCCCGCATGGACTGCTCCTCCGAATATTTCAACACATCAACCGATTAACGTGAGCATCTTTTCTTGCTCTTGCTCTTTATCTTGCTCTTGCGCTTGCTTCAACTTCTTGAACGAAGCGGCACACATGCATGGCGCGTTTATTCTGGTCAAAGCACATGCCTCCAGCCTCCGGCTGAATCAAGAGTAGAGCAAGAGCAAGATGAAGAGCAAGAGCAAGATGAAGAGCAAAAACTACCATTGCACCCGCACACGGTACTTCAGCTCCACCGTCTCCCCGGCGGGAATGGGCAGGGAGAAAACCGCCGTGTGCGCGTCTTTTTTCACGAAGTCGTGGGACTTTTCGAGAATGTTCCAGGTGGCGGGCATGGGCTCGACCACGTCCACCGTGACGGCGGTGTCTTTGTGGTTCCGCACGGGAATGCGGAACTCCGCCTCGTGGCTGGAGGGCCCGAGGCCCCGGTAGTCGGTCTGGATGCGCTCGGCCACCACGTCAAAGGCCTTGCCCAGGCGCAGGCGCACGTCCTCATCCTTGGCCGTGTGGGCGATGCGGTCCTCTCCGGAGAACTGGTACATGCCCGAGCTGTCCTGCTGGTAGACGCGCATCACGCCCGCGGGCAGGGGGATGCCCAACTGGTTCTTCTCCTTGTTCTCGAAGGTCAGGAACACATCCACATTCTGGTTCTTGATGGGGTCGAACTTGCTGGCGTAATACGCCACGTCCCCCCGGAACTCGTAGATTTTCTTCACGGCGACGCCCGTGCCGGAAAGCAGGCTCACCTGTTTGGACTGGTTCTGCTTGATGGTGGTGCGGCGGGGCAGGGTGTACAGGTGGTACTCCGCGAAGGACTCCTCGACCATCATGGCCGGTGCCGCGGCGAGCATGCGCATGCCCTTCCCCATGGCGCCGTCCTTCATCGCCTCCGCCTGGACCACGTTCACGTCGCCCGCCACCAGCTTCAACTGCGCGTTCTGGTAGGTCGCGCCCGACTGGTTGTTCAGCGTGACCCAGCCCTCCAGGTTCATGGCCGTCTCCTCGCGGTTCATGCTGATGACATAGTCCGCCTTCCAGGAGAGGCCGGAGGTGAGATAGGTGGCCTCCACCTCGTGGTCCGTGCCGTTGTTGTCCAGCAGCCACACCAGGGTCGGCTTGGCGATCAACTCCTGCGGCAGCGCGGGCAGCACCACCTGCCCCGGATGGCCCAGGTAGATTTTCCCCTCCACCTCATAAATCGGGCCGTTGTTCACGCTGAGCAGTTTGGCCTTCTGCTCGAAGAAGTTCAGGTCGTTGCTCTTGTTTACCAGCGTGACCTCGCGGCCGACGTATTTCTCCATGAGCTTTTCCGGGCTCATGAGGTCAAACTCGTAGTTTTGCTCAAGGATGTGCAGGTTGCCGGGGTCCTTCAGGGAGACCAGACTGACGGTCTCCGGGAGAATGGCGGCGGCCACGTCCATGAACCGCAGGCTCAGCTCGCCCGGCGTGAGTTTGATGTTCCGCCGGTCGCGCACCAGCGCGCGGTCGTTGTTGTAGACGGTGACCGCCACGTCCGTCTGGTCCGCCAGGGTGGTCTCCGAGGCGGACACGGCCGCGGACAGGTTGTCCTTGAGTTTGAGGCTCGGCGCGGGCGCCGCGTCCTGCGCCATCGTCATGCCCGCCGCGCAGATTGTCATGGCGGCAAAAAGCACTATCCGGTGTTTCATGGTCTCTCTCCTGTGTTGCGGTGTCGCCGCATGCCCATCAGTGTACCCCCCCGCCGGGGGGGATGCATCTTTCACACAGGGGATTGGACACCGGAAGGGGGAAAAGGTTCGCGGGACCGGCTCAGCGCGCGGGGTTCACGCCCTGAAAATGGGCGCGGACCGCCTCCACATCCGCCGCGATGGCGGCGGTGAGCGCGTCCAGGGAGGGAAACTTTTTCTCCGGGCGGAGCCTGCGGTGGAAGACCACCTCGACGGTCTTCCCTTCCAAGTCCCCGGCATAGCCAAGGAGGTGCGACTCGATGAGCACCTCCTCGCTGCGAATGGTGGGCGCGATGCCGATATTCACGGCGGAGGGCCAGGCGGTTCCGTCCACCAGGGTCTCCGCCGCATAGACCCCGTGTGCGGGAATGGCGGAGTTGTGGGGGGCGATGTTCGCCGTGGGATAGCCGATTTGCGCGCCCATGCCGCGTCCCGAGACTACGCGCCCCTCGATGGCGTAATCTCGCCCGAGATACGCGCGGAGGGCGTCCACCTCGCCTTGCAGGATGCGCTCGCGGATGAAGGTGCTGCACACCAGTTGCCCGCCCAGCACCAGCGCCTCGACCTGTGTCACCTCCAGGCCAAAGCGGTCCGCGTTTTCCTGAAGATAGTCATGGGTCCCGGCGGCGGCCCGGCCAAACCGGAAGTCGTGGCCGACCACAAGCAGGCGCGCGTTGCAGCGGCCCAGGACAATGTCGCGCACAAAGCATTCCGGCTCCATGCGGGCCACTTGGGCGTCAAATGGAAGAACAAAATGGGTCTGAACGCCCGCCGCCGCCAGCAGCCGCGCCTTCTGCCCGTTGCTGGTGAGGATGTTCGGGGCGTTGTGCGGCGCGAAGAACTGGCGGGGGTGGGGGTCCAGGGTCATGGCCGCCGGAAGCAGCCCCCTTTGGGACGCCCCCTCCACCAGGGCGTCGAGCAGCCGCCGGTGTCCCAGGTGGACCCCGTCAAAACTGCCAATGGTCAGCGCGGTGGGGGACGGGGGGGGGGCGGAGTCCAGCACGTTGGCGACCGTGTTCATGGCGCGCCCCTATTGCAGCGCGGCGAACACCCGCCTGGGGTGCACCCGGACACCGGCCGCCGTCGGGGTGGCCATGCCCAGGGCGAGCAGGCGGCCCTCCTCCGACTTGATCTGCACCACGCCGGACAGGGAGTCGGCGCCGTCCACACTCCCGGAGGAGACAATGGTCCCGCCGTTCATGAGAATGGCCGCGCGCGCGCGGTCAACGACCACCACGGGAAGGTCCAGCGCCCTGTCCATGGGAATCAGCCGTTCGGCGACCAGGCCTCTGTCGGACAGCTCCTCCAGGGTCAGGGCGTTCGCCACGTCAAAGACGCCGACGCGGGTGCGGCGCAGGGAGGCCAGCACGGCGCCGCAGCCGAGTGTCTGCCCGGCCTCGTGGCAGAGGCTGCGGACATAGGTGCCGCTGCCGCAGCACACGCGCAGCCCCGCCTCGGGGGGCGTCCAGTCCAGCACGTCAAACGAGAGCACGGTGACGGGGCGGGGCTCGCGCTCCACGTCCTCGCCCATGCGTGCCATCTTGTACAGCCGTTTTCCGCCCACCTTCACGGCGCTCACCATGGGCGGCACCTGCATGATATCCCCCACAAACCCGTCGCACACGGCCTGAATCGCCGCCAGTGTCAGTTCGGGGACCGGGCGCTCCTCGACCACGGCGCCGTCCAGGTCATAGGAGTCCGTGACCACGCCCAGGCGCATCCGGCCCTCATAGACCTTGTCCAGGCCCGTAAGATGCTCCGAGAGCCGCGTCGCGGCGCCCAGGCAGATCACCAGCAGCCCCGTGGCGCCCGGGTCAAGGGTCCCGGTGTGGCCCACACGGCGCAGTCCCACGGCCTTCCGGACACGGTCCACCACGTCGTGGGAGGTCATGCCCGCCGCCTTGTCCACCAGCAGCAGCCCGTCCATGCTCATGCTTTATCCCCCCCGTTTTCATCGGCCAAAGCCGCCTCCAGCGCATGGGTCAGTTCTTCCACAGCCCCGGTCAGGGGCAGCTCAAAAGTGGCGCCCGCCGCCGCCGAATGCCCGCCGCCGCCGTGCGCCCGCAGGAACTCCGCGCTGTCAAACCCGGCCACCGAGCGCAGGCTGACCTTGCACCGGCCCGGCTCCGTCGCGGTGAACAGGGCGGCAACCCGGACCCCCTCCACCTGCCGCAAATAATTGATGAGGCCGTCCGTGTCCTCTTTTAACGCCCCCGTGGCGGCAAAGTCCTCCGGGGAAACCCAGGAAACGCACAGGGCGCCCCCGCAGCGCAGTTCGGCGCGGTCCAGGACACGGCGCAACAGCTCAAATTTGGTCCGGGACATGAGGTTGAACACCGCGTCGCTCAGGGCGGCGTTGTCAATCCCGGCGCCGATGAGGCGCGCCGCTATTTCATGGGAGCGCGCCGTGGTGTTGCTGAAGCGGTAGCCGCCGGTGTCGGTGGCCTGGGCCACATAGAGGCATTCGGCGGCCTCTCGGGATATGGGCACCCCCGCCGCGTCGAAGAGGTCCACCAGCAGCTCGCCCGTGGCGGCGTATGCGGGCTCAATCAGCCCGAGGGACCCGGAAGGCCCCTCCTCGCGGTGGTGGTCCAGCACCAGCAGTTTGTCGCCGGGTTCCAGCCATTCGGCAAGCCCGCCGAGCCGGTCCATGCCCGAACAATCCAGCATCACCGCCGTGTCAAAGGCGGGCACGTCCGATTCGGGGTTCAGGACGCCCTTCGCGCCCGGAAGCATCTGGTAGATACGGGGCACGGCCCCGTCCAGCGCCGTGTAAACCCGCGTTTTTCCCATGCCCAGCAGCAGGATGCGCATGGCCAGCAGGCTGCCCACGGCGTCCCCGTCAGGGTTCTCATGCGACAGGAGGAGCAGGCTGTCCGCCTTTTGCAGTTCCTCCACCATTTCCTTGAGGGAGAGCCGCAGCATGGGGGTGTGCTGCTGCTCCTCGTGGATTTCCTGGAAGACCTCCTCCAGATGGTACACCTCGTCCAGCGTGGTGTCCGGGAAAAAACGGATTTCAGGGGTGTGGCGCATCCGCAAATGGCGGCCCACCTCGCGGCGAATCCAGCCAGCGGAGCTGCGCAGGCCCGCAAGCGACGACTTCCGCTCGGACTCCCCGCCGAAGAGGCTCACATAGGTGTTGGCGTAGCGGAGGTCGGGGGACATGCGCACGGCCATCACGGAGACGAACCCGATGCGGGGGTCCTTCAGGCCGTTGCTGATGAGCTTGGCGATTTCCTCGCGTATGAGTTCCGCCACACGGCTGGAGCGGCCTTTTGTGTTCATAACAGTTCTATCCGGTAGTCCGCCAGTTCCGCGCCGCGGCGCGAGGAGGCGAAATTTGCGATTTCATTCAACTGGCTGTTCACATGGCGGCTGTCGCCGCCGACCACGCAAACCGCCAAACGGCAACGCGCCCAATGGTCCTGGTATTCCGTCTCGGCGACGGAGCAGTTGAACCGGCCGCGCATCTGGGCCTTGAGCCCCTTGATCACCGCGCGCTTGTCCTTGAGGGACCGGGCGCCCGGGATGAGCAAATCCAGTTCCAGCAGGCCGATGGTCACGGTTGCGGGTTATTCCAGCGTTTTGGCCACCTGCTCCACGCGGTAGACCTCGATGATGTCGCCGACCTGGACATCGTCAAAGCGGTCCAGTTTCACGCCGCATTCGAACCCGGCGGAGATGGAGCGCACATCGTCCTTCTCGCGGCGGATGGAGTCCAGTTTTCCCTCGTAGACGATGACGCCGTCGCGGACCAGCCGCACCGTGCCGCCGCGGTGGGCCTCGCCGTCCTGCACGTAGCAGCCCGCGATGTTGCCCAGGGCGGAGGAGCGGAAGACCCGGCGCACCTCGATGTGCCCCACCACGACCTCCTTCTTGTCCGGCGTGAGCATGCCCTCAAGGGCGTTCTTGAGCTCGTCCATGGCCTCGTAAATGATCCGGTAGGTGCGGATTTCCACCCCCTCCTGCTCGGCCAGTTTCTGGACCTTCGCGTTGGCGGTGACATGGAAGCCGATGACCACGGCGTCGCTGGCGCTGGCCAGCATGACATCCGACTCGTTCACGGCGCCCACGCCCGCGTGGACGATGGAGATGCTGACCTCCTCGTTGCCCAGCTTGGCGAAGCTGGACTGGAGCACGTCCACGGAGCCCTGCACGTCGGCCTTCACGACAATCTGGAGGGTCTTGCGCTCCGAGCCGCTGACCCGGGCGTGGAAGTCCTCCAGGGTCATCCGCTTGGCCACGGGGCCGCGCTTCAGCCGCGCG encodes the following:
- a CDS encoding HEPN domain-containing protein, producing the protein MSTPPEVLSEVCRWVEKAENDLRNAGYVLGLADDCPTDTVCFHCQQCAEKYLKALLIFRGVDFPRTHDLVVLLNLASGGGWPALDAGQVQTLNRYSVEGRYPGDWDPIDLQEAGKALETAKRVRAAVRGMLPPEALP
- a CDS encoding nucleotidyltransferase domain-containing protein, producing the protein MFTESEIADVMAEMVGRIVARFHPERIILFGSRAGGKPGRDSDIDLLVVMPVEGSRREMANKIDLALADRSIPLDVIVVTPEQFARQMNIMGTIVREAVRGGRVVYEHAA
- a CDS encoding NAD(P)H-hydrate epimerase encodes the protein MRAVTAAQMREADRRCIEEIGIPGAVLMNNAGMAVWRAVEAWPGPVGVVCGRGNNGGDGFVVARLALAAGRPVRVVLVGDPEKVTGDAGTFLRAYQRLGGTLTVAQSPEDAARAVAELADCGVLVDALLGTGFTGEVRGAIRAAIEAWPEAVPTVAVDLPSGLNADTGETGGVAVRATVTVTFARAKVGFLNESATQWVGRLEVADIGIPELCFGRRWVETQEGHMLQ
- a CDS encoding DUF4139 domain-containing protein — translated: MKHRIVLFAAMTICAAGMTMAQDAAPAPSLKLKDNLSAAVSASETTLADQTDVAVTVYNNDRALVRDRRNIKLTPGELSLRFMDVAAAILPETVSLVSLKDPGNLHILEQNYEFDLMSPEKLMEKYVGREVTLVNKSNDLNFFEQKAKLLSVNNGPIYEVEGKIYLGHPGQVVLPALPQELIAKPTLVWLLDNNGTDHEVEATYLTSGLSWKADYVISMNREETAMNLEGWVTLNNQSGATYQNAQLKLVAGDVNVVQAEAMKDGAMGKGMRMLAAAPAMMVEESFAEYHLYTLPRRTTIKQNQSKQVSLLSGTGVAVKKIYEFRGDVAYYASKFDPIKNQNVDVFLTFENKEKNQLGIPLPAGVMRVYQQDSSGMYQFSGEDRIAHTAKDEDVRLRLGKAFDVVAERIQTDYRGLGPSSHEAEFRIPVRNHKDTAVTVDVVEPMPATWNILEKSHDFVKKDAHTAVFSLPIPAGETVELKYRVRVQW
- a CDS encoding bifunctional riboflavin kinase/FAD synthetase produces the protein MNTVANVLDSAPPPSPTALTIGSFDGVHLGHRRLLDALVEGASQRGLLPAAMTLDPHPRQFFAPHNAPNILTSNGQKARLLAAAGVQTHFVLPFDAQVARMEPECFVRDIVLGRCNARLLVVGHDFRFGRAAAGTHDYLQENADRFGLEVTQVEALVLGGQLVCSTFIRERILQGEVDALRAYLGRDYAIEGRVVSGRGMGAQIGYPTANIAPHNSAIPAHGVYAAETLVDGTAWPSAVNIGIAPTIRSEEVLIESHLLGYAGDLEGKTVEVVFHRRLRPEKKFPSLDALTAAIAADVEAVRAHFQGVNPAR
- the truB gene encoding tRNA pseudouridine(55) synthase TruB is translated as MSMDGLLLVDKAAGMTSHDVVDRVRKAVGLRRVGHTGTLDPGATGLLVICLGAATRLSEHLTGLDKVYEGRMRLGVVTDSYDLDGAVVEERPVPELTLAAIQAVCDGFVGDIMQVPPMVSAVKVGGKRLYKMARMGEDVEREPRPVTVLSFDVLDWTPPEAGLRVCCGSGTYVRSLCHEAGQTLGCGAVLASLRRTRVGVFDVANALTLEELSDRGLVAERLIPMDRALDLPVVVVDRARAAILMNGGTIVSSGSVDGADSLSGVVQIKSEEGRLLALGMATPTAAGVRVHPRRVFAALQ
- the rbfA gene encoding 30S ribosome-binding factor RbfA, with the protein product MNTKGRSSRVAELIREEIAKLISNGLKDPRIGFVSVMAVRMSPDLRYANTYVSLFGGESERKSSLAGLRSSAGWIRREVGRHLRMRHTPEIRFFPDTTLDEVYHLEEVFQEIHEEQQHTPMLRLSLKEMVEELQKADSLLLLSHENPDGDAVGSLLAMRILLLGMGKTRVYTALDGAVPRIYQMLPGAKGVLNPESDVPAFDTAVMLDCSGMDRLGGLAEWLEPGDKLLVLDHHREEGPSGSLGLIEPAYAATGELLVDLFDAAGVPISREAAECLYVAQATDTGGYRFSNTTARSHEIAARLIGAGIDNAALSDAVFNLMSRTKFELLRRVLDRAELRCGGALCVSWVSPEDFAATGALKEDTDGLINYLRQVEGVRVAALFTATEPGRCKVSLRSVAGFDSAEFLRAHGGGGHSAAAGATFELPLTGAVEELTHALEAALADENGGDKA
- a CDS encoding DUF503 domain-containing protein codes for the protein MTIGLLELDLLIPGARSLKDKRAVIKGLKAQMRGRFNCSVAETEYQDHWARCRLAVCVVGGDSRHVNSQLNEIANFASSRRGAELADYRIELL